The Ascochyta rabiei chromosome 3, complete sequence genome segment GCAATCGATTATAAACAGCTCGGTGAGCTATGGGATATCTCAATATTCTACGCTCGTTGCCTTTTGCTCCTACGTGTGAACTTCTCCTCAACTTCCAAGACTTGATGTTCGTTCTCGTCTGGCTCCTTCTTGATACGCTTGCGCTTTGTAGTTTCCTGCTTGATCGATGCCTCAGTCACGATCTCGTCATGCTCCTTCTTGATCACGACTTCTTCCTCTTTAACTTCTGTCTTTGCGACAGTTCTGTCAGAGAACGCTTTCAAGTCGGCCGTAAACAGAACAGAATGGGCCCATCCTGCTTCCTTTCCCCAAAGCTTGCGGAAAAGATTGCCAATCGCAACGTATGTCGCCGCCGTCAGACTGCTGTGCTTGCCCTTCCCAAATTTGTAGTCACGCTGCGCAATCTGCCAGACATGTGTATCGACGGGTACGGATTCGAGCCAGCCGAGACCGAAGAGGCAGACACAGTCGGCAACTTTCGGACCAACACCCTGGAGCACGAGTAGCTCTTCGTGTGCCTTGCGGTACGCATCCCTGCCGCCCTCCAGGAGGTCGCCAGCAGGTTTCGATTCGACGCTGAACTGCGGTAACTCTGGATTGCTTAATGCTTCGAGCCATGCCAGACCTCCTTTCTCTTCAGCAACGATACGCGCTGTTTTCGCAATGTATTTCGCTCTGTATCCAAAGCCCAGCTTCCTGAGATGATCCTCTACTTCTGGTTTGCAAAGCGATTGTGGTGTTGGGAAATCGTGATACGGTACGTCGTCGATATGTCCTATCAGCGGACCGTAGTGCAGACAGAGGTTGTGCACCATGCCTGATATTCGgctgatgttgttgttgctacTGCATAT includes the following:
- a CDS encoding DNA-(apurinic or apyrimidinic site) lyase, producing MALRAAEWCKLPTSLTELCINTTLRCGQSFRWRKSDDDVWSCAIHGRILSLRQDAEALHYRATFPTVPVILPTPSPSTTPSVAAEHDDTLAFINHYFNLAPNLGQLYEQWAASDANFKRRAPKFTGIRILRQDAWEALIGFICSSNNNISRISGMVHNLCLHYGPLIGHIDDVPYHDFPTPQSLCKPEVEDHLRKLGFGYRAKYIAKTARIVAEEKGGLAWLEALSNPELPQFSVESKPAGDLLEGGRDAYRKAHEELLVLQGVGPKVADCVCLFGLGWLESVPVDTHVWQIAQRDYKFGKGKHSSLTAATYVAIGNLFRKLWGKEAGWAHSVLFTADLKAFSDRTVAKTEVKEEEVVIKKEHDEIVTEASIKQETTKRKRIKKEPDENEHQVLEVEEKFTRRSKRQRA